From one Erythrobacter sp. HKB08 genomic stretch:
- a CDS encoding NUDIX domain-containing protein produces MLRLIPAPVQRALMPLAHRVRQIIWQITKPELTGVAVIALDLSNQLLLVRHSYGPEGWAVPSGGVKSGEDVLATARRELLEETGCEAGNLTELGVQVENLSGATNSVHVFSGRVSGQPRPDGRETIEARFFPTHSLPEPLLPATRRRLALWREAQK; encoded by the coding sequence ATGCTTCGCCTGATCCCTGCTCCCGTGCAGCGGGCTCTGATGCCGCTGGCGCATCGGGTCCGGCAGATTATCTGGCAGATCACCAAGCCGGAACTGACCGGTGTCGCCGTCATCGCGCTCGACCTGTCGAACCAGCTGCTGCTTGTACGGCACAGCTACGGACCGGAAGGCTGGGCAGTGCCGAGCGGTGGGGTGAAATCCGGCGAGGACGTGCTTGCGACAGCGCGGCGCGAATTGCTCGAAGAGACGGGCTGCGAAGCCGGGAACCTGACCGAGCTCGGCGTGCAGGTCGAAAACCTTTCCGGTGCGACCAATAGCGTGCACGTCTTTTCGGGGCGGGTGTCCGGACAACCGCGACCCGACGGGCGCGAGACGATCGAGGCGCGCTTCTTCCCGACCCATTCGCTGCCCGAGCCACTTCTTCCTGCAACCCGGCGGCGGCTTGCGCTATGGCGCGAGGCGCAGAAGTAG
- a CDS encoding 6-phosphogluconolactonase: MENLTIHEGADAAAIAGWIAQRLAKALGETEGPVAITVPGGSTPFPIFEELVKHDLDFARLLVWPGDDRIVPEDHSASNTGKIRALFEPVGAEVVTLTIMEQVPHFALAWLGMGGDGHIASLFPNTDPQVDDPAPIKRLTPDPLPPEAPFDRVTLTMPSLLDSDEVLFVIRGNDKRAVFDKAARGEHDLPITRFLGAASQPVTCFA, encoded by the coding sequence ATGGAAAATCTCACGATACACGAGGGCGCCGACGCGGCTGCAATCGCCGGCTGGATTGCGCAGCGGCTGGCCAAGGCGCTCGGCGAAACCGAAGGGCCGGTGGCGATCACCGTGCCCGGCGGCTCGACCCCGTTCCCGATCTTCGAAGAACTGGTGAAACACGATCTCGACTTTGCGCGCCTGCTCGTCTGGCCGGGCGACGACCGGATCGTCCCCGAGGACCACTCGGCGAGCAATACCGGCAAGATCCGCGCCCTGTTCGAACCGGTCGGGGCAGAGGTCGTGACGCTCACCATCATGGAGCAGGTGCCGCATTTCGCGCTCGCATGGCTCGGCATGGGCGGGGACGGGCACATCGCCTCGCTCTTCCCGAATACCGACCCGCAGGTCGACGATCCGGCACCGATCAAACGGCTGACGCCCGATCCGCTGCCGCCCGAAGCGCCGTTCGACCGCGTGACACTGACCATGCCCTCGCTGCTCGACAGCGATGAGGTGCTGTTCGTCATTCGCGGCAACGACAAGCGCGCGGTGTTCGACAAGGCGGCGCGCGGCGAGCACGACCTGCCGATCACGCGCTTTCTCGGTGCGGCGAGCCAGCCCGTCACATGCTTCGCCTGA
- a CDS encoding Dps family protein yields MANSGDNAKTALVGELNGLLADHLALFFKTKNFHWHVAGPRFRDLHLMFDEQAIEIRDQIDVIGERVRKLDDYTLTSIGSVAKHTQVKDQDDVTLTAEDMVRELRDDNAAMVKRLKGMKELAEQAGDNATDGLLDDWTDMAEERVWFLNQTLK; encoded by the coding sequence ATGGCCAATTCCGGCGATAATGCAAAAACCGCTCTCGTGGGCGAACTCAACGGCCTGCTGGCCGACCATCTCGCGCTGTTCTTCAAGACGAAGAACTTCCACTGGCACGTGGCAGGTCCGCGCTTTCGCGACCTTCACCTGATGTTCGACGAGCAGGCGATCGAAATCCGCGACCAGATCGACGTGATTGGCGAGCGTGTTCGCAAGCTCGACGATTACACGCTGACCTCGATCGGTTCGGTCGCCAAGCACACCCAGGTCAAGGACCAGGACGATGTGACGCTGACGGCGGAAGACATGGTCCGCGAGCTGCGTGACGACAACGCAGCCATGGTGAAGCGCCTGAAGGGCATGAAGGAACTCGCCGAGCAGGCGGGCGACAATGCCACCGACGGCCTGCTCGACGACTGGACCGACATGGCCGAGGAGCGTGTCTGGTTCCTCAACCAGACGCTCAAGTAA